taattaaattcaaaatccccattttatagggaaaaaaacaatctaattaAATAAGGTCAAGTTAGTTTTATATTCagtttattatgaattttgaagattaatttaattggattttaaactTTTGACTTGTAAAgaagttataaatatatttggttaaatatAACTTTGACCTAAATCAAAAGTTCTTTTTTCTTACTGTGAtgagtcaaatttttttattttatcaaaagtttttaaaaaataacttttaaccCGTGGATTCAAACCATACtgtatcttcttttttaaataaataaatgttagtTTAAGTTATTTATGTCTAACATACTTTTAAGTTATATTAAAGCtgttttaacttattttcattacagttatttatataaaaaaataaattataatccaaaataatttcaaactaACTTTCCACCACCACTAGAAGATTCAATttcgacaaaaaaaaatgaataataaaaattttaagaggTATAATTTAACtgattaatttctaaatttattttttagaggttAATGGTTCGAGTCCTATAAATCTCAGAACTATTAAAgacttatatgatcgttaatttcatggttcgtgggattagtcgaggtaagCACAAACTAACCCGTACACCAatgtaaatctaaaaaaaagatgaaaaatccctactctcttattttattttttaaaatccattcaactttaataaaaataataattggaattgtaatagtaattatttttttattaaaaaaatacattaaagtaatttatttaaataccaaaacaaatataaaagaaatagtggtcaaacttgtaaaattttaaaagacgGGCTATTAGAACAAACTTAAGGTAAGATATTTTAACTCAAATGCTCTATAGCTTAcgtattaaaatcaaataaatttcacACGAGTTTTAAGAATCTAATAAAATGCAAGCATggactattaaaattaaaacagtcTGTTTTGTGGATAGAAGTTACATATAATAACCAACAAAATTTAATTCGTTTGCCGCTTGATCCCTTGTGAACTTTATGTTtgcttttctttgttatttcacttttttattttattttattttatctaaattgaatttataCTTCCTGTTATACACTATTTAAATAAGTGCTTGAAAATACACAAACACACTTTTAAGTTtctagtttgtttatttttatattttaaaaatatttttaataaaaattaaaatatttttattttttaaaataattattttttatgttttcagattttttaaaaaatattagtactgaaaataaattttttaaaataaaaaatattatttaatatatttttaaataaaaaatcctttaaaaaaaaattattactgtAATGCCCTTGAAGTAATCTCAATCAAAACATCTCACAATTAATgcactaagaaaaaaaaagggtgtcAATTAAAATAACTGTAAGATTAGAGACTTTTGTGCATCTTAGCCTGCAAAGGGGGCTACGCATACAAAGAACAAGGCACAGTTGCGCAACCAGATCCGTCGACAAAACCCTCTTTACTTTCCCgtacccccaaaaaaaaaaaaaagagatcctAAATTCGAATTTTCACTTTCAATAATAACCACAAAGATAAACCCCCCCGGTCTCAAAattccaattaatttaatttatatatatataaaaaagagaacaaCCTCtaaatcctctctctctctaaatttttttcaaaatccctCACTATGGCCTTTCACGTAGCTTGCCCAATTACATggttagtattattattatcttcacTACTATTAACACTATAACCCCCTTCTGTCTCTCTTATTTCTCCTCTTTTCTGTCTCTCTCGCGAGagagttcttatttttttttctaggactGATACGATATCGTGTTTGTTTTGTCTCTCTCTCACTTGCAGTCGCCGAATTTGTTTTTGCCCGCTAGGGTTTACGCGAGATCTCCACTCTACGAAATCTAAGGCTGACTACCTGTTCGATTTAGCGAGAATCGATGAGTTTTTGAAGGATCCTTTTGGAATTAGAGCTTCCAGGGAAGGGACTGTCCAGGTCTCCGTTCCCAAGGTTGTGCCCGTGCCTGTGCCGGTTCAGATTCACCCGCCCCAGTCGCTCGCGGTCATTCCGGGGAGAGATAGAGGAGGTGATGGTGGTGTGGGCGTCGTGGTGGAGGAGGCTGTGTCACCGCAGGCTAAGCGCGTGGCTATTCAAAGGCAGGCTGCTGCTGCTAAGGCATCTGCTGAGTATTATGCTAAGAAGGTCGAGTCTGGTGATACCgcggtgagattttttttatgcgtttgtgtaattaatttgtattttttcgcAACCGgtgtaattgaattttaatatttttttcttttgtcgtGAATGGATTTTGTGTATAATGTGAGTGTGTGGATATTTTGGTTAGCAAGGCTTTCGATTTCTTACTAATAATTGGCCCTTTGCATATTTTTGGATTCTTTCATTTTGAATGTCTAGATACCGATATTAGGTTCCTGTGTGCGGAATGGCAATTGTTGATTTCTTTTACTAGTTGCTAAATTTTGGTTTAATGGATACTTGTGTTGAAATTTTTGATTTAGGGCTGTTTTGGTAGCTAGTTTATTGATTGTGAACTGATTTTGGGTGTCTGCAGTAGTAGCTTTGAACTTGTAATGGTGTTTTGGAGGTTCAATGATGAAGTACAAAGTGTTTATACCATCCACCTGCTTATCTGCAACCAAATGCTATCTATGTAATTCAATTAATAGAACAGAAGTTAATTACACTGCGATGTTTGATTTTCTACTTTTGAATAGTGATTGTGGATGTGGAGGCAATTTTTGAGTTTGACCTAATCTTGGATTTActtaaaaagtataaaagtcAGAGGTAGTTGAGACTCAAAACAAGTACCAGCACTCATTCATTTGCTAAATGCTGGTTTGTGTGGGActtgtaattgtttttctttctaatatttTGGCTGTTCATTTCGTGTTAGCATATTTATAATTCCTAGGAGATTGGGAAGAAATCTATGAACTCTTATTGGCATATTCATTATTCATTTGTTATTGCACAGCATGGTATTCCAACCCTTCTAATGCGCTAAAACCTTCTCATCTAGATGCATGAGCATGTTTATTTATGAACAAATCCTCCCATTGACGAGCTGTGGAAATCTGTTGGTTGTTATTCTGATATCATGTACTATACCATTTGAAAAATCTAATCACCTATTGCTCATTTTAGGTAACCTCGAAAGATATTTCAGAAGAAGATGTGAGTCCATTGTGTCGGATGTGCTTTGTGGGTGAAACAGAAGGAAGTGAGAGAGCTAGGAAGATGCTCCCATGCAAAAGTTGTGGCAAGAAGTACCACAGGAGCTGTTTGAAAACTTGGGCTCAGCATAGAGGTAAAACTCACTGGGTTATAATCTTTGAaggctgctttttttttttcctttgcaatTTCTCATAAGTCTATTGATGGTAGATTTATTTCACTGGAGTTCGTGGAACTGCCCGTCTTGCCGAACTTGTGAGGTACTCATTGATATGCATCATCGATTAATTAAATCCATTGCACCCTACTTTTTCTGGGCAAGAAATCTAGATAAGTTGTGGATCTCCAAACAGTCATTGCTATGGAGCCATGTTTGTCCTTCTTTGCCTTCTGTGCATCTGATCGTTGTATCTTTTGAAAACTATAAAGGCCATGAAATATTAGAGTTAAACATtcatttttagtgttttgttcATGCTATTCTTCAAAGTCCTGAAAACAGATGATTTAGTCATGTTCAGCATAGTTTCTGTGTGCTGGAAGCCTTGTCGTCtcgtatcatttttttaatacgtTATCATTGCTTTTACACTTTGAATCTTCTTCTTTCCAAAGGTATGTCGAAGAACCGGAGACCCAAATAAGTTTATGTTTTGCAAAAGGTGTGATGGTGCTTACCACTGTTACTGCCAGCATCCTCCACACAAGGTGATTGTAATTGCTTGTTTTTTGGTGTCATATCTAGATCAGAATGATGTTATTAACAGTGATTTCTGAATAGTGCAGAATGTCAGCTCTGGACCATACTTGTGCATCAAACATACAAAATGTCATAGCTGTGGATCTACTGTTCCAGGAAATGGATTAAGTGTGAGGTACTGGTTATCAAGAGCTATCATTTGCACATAAATATGGTCTTTTTTGGACAATTGATTACTTGCAAAACTGTGAAAAATGCATATATTGTGCTTTTAAATAGACATTTATCGCTTTGTGACTAATGGGACCCTTGGATACATAAATGATTTGTCATTTCTTGTATTAATCTCTCTTAAGCTTGCCTTTTGGCAGCATACCTGTCAATGAGGGTGCCAACCCACTCTCTGACCCATTATGTTTGCAATTTGATACTGTGAGTGTGACCCTTGTCCGAGTATACATGACAATTTGGAAACAGATTGTTAAGTACAGCTGCAATGATGAtgaatttgtttgatttatgcACTGTTGATAGTTATCTCTGATTTAGACTTCCCCATTGATCTTTAACATGCACTATAACCAAAACTGAAGGAAACAACAGAGCATGATTTTGGTACTTAGTGGGTGTAGGTGTTTATCTAAATGCAGTAGTTATATATAATCCTTGTGTGTTTGTACTTGTCAACAAGGATTTTGTCTTCTTTATTTCTTGCTATTAGTAGGttcatttatcttttatattctaAACATCCAGGTGGTTTCTGGGATACACTTGCTGTGATGCTTGTGGAAGATTATTTGTGAAGGGAAACTATTGCCCTGTTTGCTTGAAGGTATTTTCCACTTCAtgttacatgtaaaataaaaggtttgGGTCAATTACTAACTACTTGCAAGCTTTTGTGATTGATCTTTATATCTAAATGCTTCATCATCAGGCCAAAATATGTCCTTGATGATTTTGGTCTAGTAACTTGATGTTTATACTTCCAAACATGAATGAAAGTCATTATATGTTTTGGCTCAACCTTGTAGGTTTATAGAGATTCAGAATCAACTCCAATGGTTTGCTGTGATATTTGCCAGCGATGGGTGCACTGTCATTGTGATGGCATCAGGTTTGTCTCCCCCCAAACAAAAGGGCTAATGACATGCTAGGATGATAAATGTTCTCTGAATTATTGATAGACTTGACAGAAACTTATTCTTTATGAGTGATTTCCTTCAAAAAGTCATGACAATTCCTGTATGATGAATCTGGAGTAGATTCTCTTCCTTGCTTCTTTGGTAAAATGAAGTGACTTTTCTTGCTTGCAAATCGCTGTTTGTTTTCCCTACTGGATCTCTAATAAAGCTTTCTTGAGCAGTTATTTGGAGGaggtagtttttattttgagaaatgaGATATCTTATTCTGGAAGAAATATTTTGCAGTGATGAAAAATATCTTCAGTTTCAAGTAGATGGAAATCTCCAGTACCAATGTGCCACATGTCGTGGAGAATGCTATCAGGTTCGTTAATTGCAgaaatctctctcttttctagCGGTGTGTTCACATGTGGCTTGTCTTGCATGTCACAGTGATCAACTTCCTTTCTTACTTTTGAAATGTTTACTTCCAGGTGAAGGATCTTGAAGATGCTGTTCAAGAGCTATGGAGACGACGAGACAAGGCTGATCGAGGTTTAATTGCAAGCTTGAGGGCTGCTGCTGGGTTGCCAGCTCAAGAAGATATATTTTCTATTACTCCTTAttcagatgatgatgaaaatggtCCAGCAGCACCAAGGAATGATTTTGGGCGTTCTATAAAACTCTCTCTCAAAGGGTTAGTTGAAAAGTCACCAAAGAAGAGCAAGGATCATGGAAAgaaacatttgaataaaaaatatcccAAGAGAAAAGGTCCTCATGCTGCTTCTTTTAGTAAGACAGAATCATATCAGCATGAAAGTCACTCTTATGAACATGATTCGGCTGATGAGAAGAATAATGATACAGAGTCTCAAGCAAAAGGAGGATTGGGTAGATGTTCTTCTCCTGTTGCTGGAATTGTGAGTCACACTGAAGGAATTTGCTCTATCAATCAGCCAGGGGCTTTGAAACACAAGTTTGTTGAAGAGGTGATGGTGAGTGATGGAGAAAGGACAtccaaaattgttaaaattaagagtAATAAGCCTCATGATTTGGATAGTGGGGATGATGCTGAAAAACCCAGCAAGTCAAAATCTGTTAAGGCAAAgaaattagtgataaatctaggTGCGCGAAAAATAAACGTTTCTAGTTCTCCAAAATCTGATTCTCAAAGCTGCCAAAGAGAACAAGATTTGAAGGCTTCCAACGGTAAGTGATCCTTGTTCCATACAACTGCTCGTAGTGCTATTAATGCCAAAGTTCTCATTGTTGTCTATTACCATATTTTGGTCACTGCTAAATGGTAAATGTTTGGTTGACCTATATATAATTGTGGATGTTATCATTTAGCCACTAATTCACTGACATGATTGATTTCTGCAATTTACAGGAGATGGAGTTGATCACTCCGAGCAGAAAAGAGGTTTGATCAAGTTTGCAAGGAGAGAAGGGAATTTTATTAAGTTTGGGAAAGTAAAAGCTGAAGCTTCAAACTTAAATCTCAAATCTGATGGAGGGAACCATTTTGATGCATATGAAACCACTCCCCTGGATCATGCTCGTGTTACATCATCTAAAAGAAGCCTTGAAGGGAGCAGGGCTGCAGTGGGGCCTGCAGGTGAAGTTCCTATGTTAAGAAATGACAGGGTTTCTTTGGGAAAGCAATCAGAGGCCAGGCTTGATACGCATACAGAAAGCAATGATGATTCTGGTGACACTCCTATTTTGCACTCATTGCCAAAGGATTCAAAACTTTCTTTGAAGCTAAAGATTAAGAAACCTAATCTTGAAAATCAGAGTTCTCAGATTCTTCtgcatgaagaagaaaagagtaaCACAAGGGGCCAAAGGTCAAAAAGGAAGAGAGCATCAACCTTCATGGATAAAACAATGTATaatgaagatgaagatatgtCAGAATCACATCTAGACAGTGAAATGATGGAAGCTAATTGGATATTGAAAAAGCTTGGTAAAGATGCTATTGGAAAGAGAGTCGAAGTTCATCAGCCATCTGACAATTCATGGTGAGTTTTCATTTTACCAAGGAATAAAAAGTTTAGGCCATCGAGTACACGTCATTTTGCCAAATATATTTGCTCCATTTTGTCATATTGCTGATGTCTTCTTAATCCAGGCACAAAGGAGTTGTCTCTGACATTGTTGAAGGCACATCATTGTTATCAATTACTCTAGATGATGGTAGAGTAAAAACCTTGGAACTTGGGAAGCAAGCAGTTCGCTTTGTTCCCCAAAAGCAAAAGAGgtcaaaaacatgaaaagttGAACTTGTTCTTGAGTATTGGACGATTTCATCTGGACTCCAGATACTCCTCCCATTTTAAAGGCGAAGAGGTAGTCTCCATTCCTAAGGACCATAGAGATTTCAGTTGCATTTCTGGTTGCATATATGGCTGGTGATTTTTCATTGAAGCACCTTCACTAGGGCGGCGCTTCAACATTTGTGTGGCATTCTTTTGGACAACCAGGGATTATTTTGACGGAGGGCTCTCCTTCTAGCCCCCATCCCCTCCTCTTCATTCGCTCAAACGTAGCTTGCCTCCCGGTGTATGGAACTCTGTATCTAGGCATCTAGAATAACTTGCCTTTGTTGTTAATCAGTACATGTGCAAGTAGCATTGCCATTGTTCATTGTAGCTGAGTTGCAAAGCTCCAGACCTacctgttgttttttcttttcaaatttgatctgtCAAGGGTTGCGTTGCTTCCCAAAATGAGAAGTTATAAATCTGTGCTAGTCTCTCTTCTATCTGATACTGGCATGCAGGTGCATGTGTATTATGAAAACAGGTCCCTAGTTTTCACAATACTCTTGGTTGTTAATACACGCGCTGCCACAACTTGGAAACTGATATTTCTTAATGAAAACTCGGCGGCTGTAAATCTGCCGGCAGCTGGATCTTTTTTCTGAATCGCAATATAAAATGGCGTGACCACTACAAGCGCTCATAAAAGACAAGCATGGTAGTTCGGCTTGTTCTGTATCCTCCACTCATGTCCGTTGGGTGTCGTGGGCTGGACTTGGATAAGATTGCTGGTCCATGCCCCACGATAGAAGGTGAAAACAAATACTACATaagtataaaatttaagaagtttatatatataaatatagcataaatcatttttttaatcatgagaaatcataaaaatttagcTAAATGATATTTCCAACAGAATATAGCACATcgtgggtttttttattatcatcatttttttaattacgttttttcttaatttccaaactaaaatataattgattacatgagaagaaaattataaaaatattaa
This genomic interval from Populus alba chromosome 1, ASM523922v2, whole genome shotgun sequence contains the following:
- the LOC118047037 gene encoding uncharacterized protein, whose product is MAFHVACPITCRRICFCPLGFTRDLHSTKSKADYLFDLARIDEFLKDPFGIRASREGTVQVSVPKVVPVPVPVQIHPPQSLAVIPGRDRGGDGGVGVVVEEAVSPQAKRVAIQRQAAAAKASAEYYAKKVESGDTAVTSKDISEEDVSPLCRMCFVGETEGSERARKMLPCKSCGKKYHRSCLKTWAQHRDLFHWSSWNCPSCRTCEVCRRTGDPNKFMFCKRCDGAYHCYCQHPPHKNVSSGPYLCIKHTKCHSCGSTVPGNGLSVRWFLGYTCCDACGRLFVKGNYCPVCLKVYRDSESTPMVCCDICQRWVHCHCDGISDEKYLQFQVDGNLQYQCATCRGECYQVKDLEDAVQELWRRRDKADRGLIASLRAAAGLPAQEDIFSITPYSDDDENGPAAPRNDFGRSIKLSLKGLVEKSPKKSKDHGKKHLNKKYPKRKGPHAASFSKTESYQHESHSYEHDSADEKNNDTESQAKGGLGRCSSPVAGIVSHTEGICSINQPGALKHKFVEEVMVSDGERTSKIVKIKSNKPHDLDSGDDAEKPSKSKSVKAKKLVINLGARKINVSSSPKSDSQSCQREQDLKASNGDGVDHSEQKRGLIKFARREGNFIKFGKVKAEASNLNLKSDGGNHFDAYETTPLDHARVTSSKRSLEGSRAAVGPAGEVPMLRNDRVSLGKQSEARLDTHTESNDDSGDTPILHSLPKDSKLSLKLKIKKPNLENQSSQILLHEEEKSNTRGQRSKRKRASTFMDKTMYNEDEDMSESHLDSEMMEANWILKKLGKDAIGKRVEVHQPSDNSWHKGVVSDIVEGTSLLSITLDDGRVKTLELGKQAVRFVPQKQKRSKT